DNA sequence from the Kiloniellales bacterium genome:
TGAGCTCCTCGGTCATATACTTGCTGCTGCCGGCGATGCCGTTGGAATAGCCGGCGAAGTTCGACTGGATGGCGGCGTTCTGCGGCTCCAGCATGAAGGCGACGAACTTCAGCGCGTTGTCCCGGTTCTTGGCGCCGACCGGCACCGCGACGCTGTCGAACCAGGTGACCACGCCCTCCTTGGGATAGGCGTAGCGCAGCGAGGCCTTCTCCTTGCGCGCCCGCTGGGAATAGCCGTTCCAGTTGGTGTGGATCGCCGTGTCGCCGGAGACCAGGCGCTCGAGGATGCCGTCGGAGTTGTAGACCTTGACGTGGGGCTTCTGCGCCTGCAGCAGGGCCAAGACCTTCTGCATGTCCTCGGCGCTCTCACTACAAAACGGGACTCCCAGATAGATCTGCGCCATGGGGAAGAGATCATCCGGGGCATTGAACATGCCGATCCTGCCCTGCAGCTCGGCCGGCGGCTCGAAGAGCACCTTGTAGCTGTCGACCTCGCCGGTGTAGGCGCTGGTGTCGACGGTAAAGGAGGTCGTGCCCCACTGCCAGGGGATGGTGTAGGCGCCCTCTGGGTCCCATTCCGGCTTCTGCCAGCGCGCCTCGATGTTGGCGTAGCCGGGCAGCGCCGCGGCGTCGATCTTCTCCAGCAGGCCTTCCGTGACGAGGATCTGCACGAAGTTGTGAGTCGGCACGACGATGTCGTAGCCGGTCGCGCCCGACTTCAGCTTGGCCAGCAGGGTCTCGTTGGAATCGTAGGTGTCGAGGGTGACCTTGACCCCGGTCTCCGTCTCGAACCTCTCGATCAGCTCCGGCGCGGTGTAGTCGGTCCAGTTGTAGATGAAGAGCTCGCCCTCGGCCTTGGCCGCCGGCGCGGCACCCAAAGCCGCCGCCAGGGTGAGGCCGGCGAGCAGCGCCAATGTCCTGTTCATGCCCGTATCCTCCCTGTTTTCTTGTCGTTGCTCAGCGCCGCCGCCCGACCAGGTAGGACAGCGAAACGAAAAGCACGGAGACCAGCAGCAGCACCGTCGAGACGGCGTTGACCTCCGGCGTGATCCCCATGCGCACCATACCGTAGATGTAGAGCGGCAGGGTCGTCGAGCCCGCCTCGGCGACCATCAGGGTGATGATGAAGTCGTCGATCGAGATGATGAAGGCCAGCATCGCCCCCGAGAGCACGCCGGGCATCAAGAGCGGCAGGGTGACGTGGCGGAAGGTCTGCCATTCGCTCGCGTAGAGGTCCTGGGCGGCCTGCTCCAGGGTCGTGTCCATGCCCTGCAGCCGGGCGCGGATCGGCAGGAAGGCGAAGGGGATGCA
Encoded proteins:
- a CDS encoding extracellular solute-binding protein; its protein translation is MNRTLALLAGLTLAAALGAAPAAKAEGELFIYNWTDYTAPELIERFETETGVKVTLDTYDSNETLLAKLKSGATGYDIVVPTHNFVQILVTEGLLEKIDAAALPGYANIEARWQKPEWDPEGAYTIPWQWGTTSFTVDTSAYTGEVDSYKVLFEPPAELQGRIGMFNAPDDLFPMAQIYLGVPFCSESAEDMQKVLALLQAQKPHVKVYNSDGILERLVSGDTAIHTNWNGYSQRARKEKASLRYAYPKEGVVTWFDSVAVPVGAKNRDNALKFVAFMLEPQNAAIQSNFAGYSNGIAGSSKYMTEELKAAPEVNPPADIKAMFSQTCSKKALQLQDRVWTKLKQ